A genomic segment from Paenibacillus sp. FSL K6-1096 encodes:
- a CDS encoding agmatine deiminase family protein, whose translation MYPRDLHYTMPAEWVRHERTFISWPVQDSMVHPDNHEAVSAGYAEIIRAIAEFEPVTVVVNPDELEAVEQLALGANVTLLPIEHNDAWLRDNGPTFVACPDGKLAGVNWKFNAWGGKYSPWDLDDAVAPQILEHQGITKFDAPLVMEGGSIHTDGEGTLLTTEECLLNRNRNPELSREEIAEYVKQYTGTESIIWLKRGLSGDETDGHVDNIACFAAPGKVIIQVCEDPQDENYAITQENLRILEQATDAKGRKLEIVRIQQPPRVDFEGSRLTLSYLNFYFVNGGIILPVFGGTATETDKLAEETLAGLFPDRRIRTVNGMAVIGEGGNVHCTTQQMPAVN comes from the coding sequence ATGTATCCAAGAGATTTACACTATACAATGCCGGCGGAGTGGGTGAGGCATGAACGGACCTTTATCTCCTGGCCGGTGCAGGATTCCATGGTGCACCCGGACAATCATGAAGCGGTTAGTGCAGGCTATGCCGAGATTATCCGGGCGATTGCCGAATTCGAGCCGGTGACTGTGGTGGTTAACCCGGACGAGCTGGAAGCCGTAGAGCAATTGGCGCTGGGCGCTAATGTGACGCTGCTCCCGATCGAGCATAATGATGCCTGGCTGCGCGATAACGGCCCGACCTTCGTCGCCTGTCCGGACGGCAAGCTGGCCGGGGTGAACTGGAAGTTCAATGCCTGGGGCGGCAAATACTCGCCTTGGGATCTTGATGACGCCGTAGCACCGCAGATTCTTGAACACCAGGGAATCACGAAATTCGATGCCCCGCTGGTGATGGAGGGCGGCTCGATTCATACGGACGGTGAAGGCACGCTGCTGACCACGGAGGAATGCCTGCTGAACCGCAACCGTAATCCGGAGCTCAGCCGCGAGGAGATTGCCGAGTACGTTAAGCAGTATACCGGAACTGAGTCGATCATCTGGCTGAAGCGCGGCCTCAGCGGGGATGAGACAGACGGGCATGTCGATAATATCGCCTGCTTCGCCGCACCGGGTAAGGTGATCATCCAGGTATGCGAGGACCCGCAGGATGAGAACTATGCGATCACGCAGGAGAACCTGCGTATTCTGGAGCAGGCCACCGATGCCAAGGGCCGCAAGCTGGAGATTGTCCGCATCCAGCAGCCGCCCCGCGTGGACTTCGAGGGCAGCCGCCTGACGCTGAGTTATTTGAATTTCTACTTCGTGAACGGCGGCATCATTCTGCCGGTCTTCGGCGGCACGGCTACTGAGACGGACAAGCTGGCCGAAGAGACGCTGGCCGGGCTGTTCCCGGATCGCCGCATCCGCACAGTGAACGGCATGGCCGTGATCGGCGAAGGCGGCAACGTACACTGTACCACCCAGCAGATGCCTGCGGTGAATTAG
- the aguB gene encoding N-carbamoylputrescine amidase, giving the protein MRLVKVAATQMSCSGNIDENIRKAETLVREAAAQGAQIILLQELFETPYFCQKEKSDYYAYATELEQNKAVNHFKAVAKELAVVLPISFYEKKNYARYNSLAVIDADGTVLGKYRKSHIPDGPGYEEKFYFNPGDTGFKVWNTRYAKIGVGICWDQWYPEAARVMSLMGAEILFYPTAIGSEPQDGSIDSKDHWQTCMLGHAAANLIPVVASNRIGEEVDEDSSINFYGSSFIAGPQGNKVAEAGRDEQAVLVSEFDLDALEVGRIEWGIFRDRRPELYRMIASYDGDLTF; this is encoded by the coding sequence ATGAGATTAGTAAAAGTAGCCGCCACCCAAATGAGCTGTTCCGGCAACATAGATGAGAACATCCGCAAGGCGGAGACGCTGGTCAGAGAAGCAGCGGCCCAGGGCGCACAGATTATTCTGCTCCAGGAGCTGTTCGAGACGCCTTACTTCTGCCAAAAGGAGAAGTCGGATTATTATGCTTACGCCACGGAGCTTGAGCAGAACAAGGCGGTGAACCACTTCAAGGCGGTCGCCAAGGAGCTGGCGGTGGTGCTGCCGATCAGCTTTTATGAGAAGAAGAATTATGCGCGTTACAACTCGCTGGCTGTGATTGATGCTGACGGCACAGTACTGGGCAAATACCGCAAGAGCCATATTCCTGACGGCCCCGGCTACGAAGAGAAGTTCTACTTCAACCCGGGTGATACCGGCTTCAAGGTATGGAATACCCGCTACGCCAAAATTGGTGTCGGCATCTGCTGGGACCAGTGGTATCCCGAAGCAGCGCGCGTAATGAGCCTGATGGGAGCGGAGATTCTGTTCTACCCGACCGCGATCGGCTCCGAGCCGCAGGACGGGTCCATCGACTCCAAGGATCACTGGCAGACCTGCATGCTCGGCCATGCAGCCGCTAACCTGATTCCTGTCGTGGCCTCCAACCGGATCGGTGAAGAGGTCGACGAGGATTCCAGCATCAACTTCTACGGCTCATCGTTCATCGCCGGACCGCAGGGCAACAAGGTTGCTGAAGCCGGACGGGACGAGCAGGCCGTGCTGGTCAGCGAATTCGATCTGGATGCCCTTGAGGTGGGCCGGATTGAATGGGGTATCTTCCGCGACCGCCGTCCGGAGCTGTACCGGATGATCGCTTCTTATGACGGAGATCTGACCTTCTAA
- a CDS encoding transporter substrate-binding domain-containing protein — protein sequence MGSSKKWLMSGIVAFLVLALAGCGADKNAGGGAAGESIKFATDASYAPMEYMDTDTIKGFDIDFLKAVMAEAGMDYTVTNTGWDTMLTSVKQGTEYQAGVSSVSITDERKETYDYSIPYFESTNMIMVKEGSDIKSALDLKDKKVAVQAATTADDLMSGIMGVDNGNLKRFDSNAVALMELSGGGADAVVADIAIVNEYIKNNPKEKLTGIIDKENFGSEYYGILYPKGSELKAKLDPAIKKVIDSGKYAEIYKEWFGEEPDTSALLNAQ from the coding sequence ATGGGCAGCAGTAAAAAATGGTTGATGTCAGGTATAGTGGCATTTCTGGTTCTGGCGCTTGCCGGATGCGGTGCGGATAAGAATGCCGGAGGCGGCGCTGCAGGAGAGAGCATCAAATTCGCCACGGATGCCAGTTATGCGCCGATGGAGTACATGGATACGGACACGATCAAGGGGTTCGACATTGACTTCCTTAAGGCGGTCATGGCGGAGGCCGGCATGGACTACACCGTGACCAACACAGGCTGGGATACGATGCTGACCAGCGTGAAGCAAGGCACTGAATATCAGGCAGGTGTATCCTCGGTGTCAATTACAGATGAACGTAAGGAAACCTATGACTACTCCATCCCTTATTTTGAATCTACGAACATGATCATGGTCAAGGAAGGCAGCGACATCAAATCCGCTCTGGATCTGAAGGATAAGAAGGTTGCTGTTCAGGCAGCCACTACGGCGGATGATCTGATGAGCGGCATTATGGGGGTCGACAACGGCAATCTGAAGCGGTTCGACAGCAATGCGGTGGCGCTGATGGAGCTCAGCGGCGGCGGCGCGGATGCGGTGGTGGCGGACATTGCCATCGTGAACGAATACATCAAGAACAATCCGAAGGAGAAGCTGACCGGGATCATCGATAAGGAGAACTTCGGCTCCGAGTATTACGGCATCCTGTATCCGAAGGGCAGCGAGCTGAAGGCCAAGCTGGACCCGGCCATCAAGAAGGTGATTGATAGCGGCAAATATGCGGAGATCTACAAGGAATGGTTCGGGGAGGAGCCGGATACCTCAGCACTGTTGAACGCGCAGTAG
- a CDS encoding amino acid ABC transporter permease — protein sequence MDFRLDIIVHYLPVLLKGTLFTIGVSLVSILCGSLLGLFIGFGKMAPRWYLRWPFHAYINIFRGTPLYVQILIVHFGLIPLFYGKTFALMSAFVALSLNSAAYSAEIFRAGIQSIDPGQREAALSLGMNRGQAMRFVILPQAVKRMVPAFGNEFIVLVKDSSLLALIAAPDIMYWSNTMKGQYLRIWEPYLSAALIYFILTYTLSKLLLYVEQKV from the coding sequence ATGGATTTCAGATTGGATATTATTGTTCATTATTTACCGGTCCTGCTCAAAGGCACGTTGTTCACCATAGGCGTGTCGCTGGTCTCTATCCTGTGCGGGTCTCTGCTCGGGCTGTTCATCGGCTTCGGCAAAATGGCGCCCAGATGGTATCTACGCTGGCCGTTTCACGCGTACATCAACATCTTTCGCGGCACTCCGCTCTATGTACAGATTCTGATCGTCCATTTCGGCCTGATTCCGCTGTTCTACGGCAAGACCTTTGCGCTGATGAGCGCCTTTGTGGCGCTGTCGCTTAACTCTGCTGCGTATTCCGCCGAAATCTTCCGCGCCGGCATCCAGTCGATCGACCCCGGGCAGCGGGAGGCGGCGCTGTCGCTCGGAATGAACCGGGGCCAGGCGATGCGCTTTGTCATTCTGCCGCAGGCGGTCAAGCGGATGGTTCCGGCCTTCGGGAATGAATTCATCGTCCTGGTGAAGGATTCCTCGCTGCTCGCGCTGATTGCCGCCCCTGATATTATGTACTGGAGCAACACAATGAAAGGCCAGTATCTGCGGATCTGGGAGCCGTATCTGAGCGCTGCGCTGATCTATTTCATTCTGACGTACACTCTGAGCAAGCTGCTGCTGTATGTCGAACAGAAGGTGTGA
- a CDS encoding tellurite resistance TerB family protein, whose product MSTFKNWLNTTKNGLTDQVKKFKNKDFMNAVVAGCALVAAADGKIEDAEKNKMAGYMNLSNELKVFDMKDVIAQFNYYVSNFEFSPEIGKQEALKAIGKFNGKPEVGRLIVGVCSAIGAADGDFDEHEKAVVRNICSVLGLSPSEFSL is encoded by the coding sequence ATGAGCACATTCAAAAATTGGCTGAATACCACCAAAAACGGACTGACGGATCAAGTGAAGAAATTCAAAAATAAAGACTTTATGAATGCGGTAGTCGCGGGCTGCGCCCTGGTGGCGGCGGCTGACGGCAAGATTGAGGATGCCGAGAAGAATAAGATGGCAGGGTATATGAACCTCAGCAACGAGCTGAAGGTCTTTGACATGAAAGATGTCATCGCCCAGTTCAATTACTATGTGAGCAACTTCGAGTTCTCGCCGGAGATCGGCAAGCAGGAAGCGCTTAAGGCCATCGGGAAGTTCAACGGCAAACCGGAGGTTGGACGCTTAATCGTGGGCGTGTGCTCGGCGATTGGTGCGGCTGACGGCGACTTCGATGAGCATGAGAAAGCGGTTGTACGGAATATCTGCAGTGTACTTGGACTCAGCCCAAGCGAATTCAGCCTGTAG
- a CDS encoding TerD family protein: MAGINLVKGQKIDLTKGNAGLSNVIVGLGWDPAEPSRGFFGIKKQANIDCDASALLLNENGKLTNKLNLVCFHNKQNANSSVVHSGDNLTGEGDGDDEQIKVNLSQIPADVHKVLVVVNIYDAVNRKQDFGMIKSAYIRIVNAAGNAELVKFNLTDNYTGYTALICGELYRHGAEWKFAAIGEAAHAAHINQLAERYI, from the coding sequence TTGGCTGGAATCAATCTGGTAAAAGGTCAGAAGATCGACTTGACCAAAGGCAATGCCGGTCTGTCTAACGTAATCGTAGGACTGGGCTGGGACCCCGCTGAGCCGTCAAGGGGCTTCTTCGGGATCAAGAAACAGGCGAATATCGACTGCGATGCTTCCGCGCTTCTGTTGAACGAGAACGGCAAGCTGACCAATAAGCTGAACCTCGTCTGCTTCCACAACAAACAGAATGCGAACAGCTCCGTCGTTCACTCGGGCGATAACCTGACGGGTGAGGGAGACGGGGACGACGAGCAGATCAAGGTGAATCTGTCACAGATTCCCGCCGATGTCCACAAGGTGCTGGTAGTCGTCAACATCTATGATGCCGTGAACCGTAAGCAGGATTTCGGGATGATCAAGTCGGCGTATATCCGGATCGTGAATGCGGCAGGCAATGCAGAATTGGTTAAGTTTAATCTGACGGATAATTATACAGGCTACACGGCGCTGATCTGCGGTGAGCTGTACCGTCACGGCGCAGAGTGGAAGTTCGCAGCCATCGGGGAAGCGGCCCACGCAGCCCATATTAATCAACTGGCAGAACGCTATATCTAA
- a CDS encoding TerD family protein yields the protein MAINLSKGQKIDLTKTNPGLSKITVGLGWDTNKYDGGKDFDLDVSVFLTNASGKVDKESNFIFFNNKQNENGSVVHTGDNRTGEGDGDDEQVQVDLQNIPADVDKIAFTITIYEAESRSQNFGQVSRSYVRIVNDANNEELIRFDLGEDFSVETGVVVGELYRNGGEWKFNAIGSGYKDGLAGLTRDYGLQ from the coding sequence ATGGCTATTAACTTATCCAAGGGACAAAAAATTGATTTGACCAAAACAAATCCGGGCCTGTCCAAAATCACAGTGGGTCTCGGATGGGATACGAATAAGTATGACGGCGGCAAGGACTTCGACCTCGATGTGTCGGTATTCCTGACCAATGCCAGCGGCAAGGTGGATAAGGAATCCAACTTCATCTTCTTCAACAACAAGCAGAACGAAAACGGCTCTGTGGTTCATACCGGGGACAACCGTACCGGTGAAGGCGACGGAGATGATGAGCAGGTTCAGGTAGACCTGCAGAATATTCCGGCCGATGTGGATAAAATTGCGTTCACGATTACAATCTATGAAGCGGAGTCCAGAAGCCAGAACTTCGGACAAGTCTCCCGTTCCTATGTGCGTATCGTTAACGATGCCAACAATGAGGAATTGATCCGCTTCGACCTGGGCGAAGATTTCTCTGTAGAGACCGGCGTTGTTGTCGGCGAGCTGTACCGCAATGGCGGCGAATGGAAATTCAATGCCATCGGCAGCGGCTACAAGGACGGCCTGGCCGGACTGACACGCGATTACGGCCTGCAATAA
- a CDS encoding TerD family protein, which produces MTISLSKGQRIDLTKTNPGLTKVVVGLGWDTNKYSGGSDFDLDASAFLLHEDGKAKGEDDFVFYNNPSGGKGSVTHTGDNRTGEGDGDDEQIIVDFSLVPANIQRIGITVTIYDYEARAQNFGQVSNAFVRVVDASSDREVLRFDLGEDFSTETAVVFCEFYRHGADWKFQAIGSGFAGGLSALCKNYGLDAQ; this is translated from the coding sequence GTGACGATCAGTCTTTCCAAAGGACAGCGGATTGACCTGACCAAGACCAATCCGGGTCTGACGAAAGTAGTTGTAGGATTGGGCTGGGATACCAACAAATACAGCGGCGGCAGTGACTTCGACCTTGATGCATCGGCATTCCTGCTGCATGAAGACGGCAAGGCCAAGGGCGAAGACGACTTTGTCTTCTATAACAACCCCAGCGGCGGCAAAGGCTCTGTAACCCATACGGGGGATAACCGTACCGGGGAGGGCGATGGAGACGATGAGCAGATTATCGTAGACTTCAGCCTGGTGCCGGCGAATATCCAGCGGATCGGGATTACGGTAACGATCTATGATTATGAAGCCCGTGCGCAGAACTTTGGACAAGTCTCCAATGCGTTTGTACGCGTGGTGGATGCGTCAAGTGACCGCGAGGTGCTCCGGTTCGATCTCGGCGAGGATTTCTCCACTGAGACGGCTGTAGTCTTCTGTGAATTCTACCGCCATGGGGCGGACTGGAAGTTCCAGGCGATCGGCAGCGGGTTTGCCGGCGGACTAAGCGCACTCTGCAAGAACTACGGATTGGATGCACAGTAA
- a CDS encoding TerD family protein, translated as MNTEVIKGQKADLTKGNPGLRNITVEIGWKAPSSMDIDASAFLLGAGGKVSGDDDLIFYNNPSTAFISYKDVPGTAAGGRKQFIVALDRIPAHIQKIAFTLTLYDGENRRQSFGQMSEAECRIMDQTNGAPLLRCNLGNQFSVETAVVVGELYRYGEEWKFNAIVAGFSGGLKALCGNYGIEVEDEPAPAPAPVPKPPERTPLQVPPRTEPSSRPNIVIPPPPGSAQRQESAPAPAPTPPPAANLNLKKIELKKKGDSINLKKSAGGLGELLINLNWNQKQGGGLFSRGRGGVDLDLACLFELKNGSKGVVQALGNAFGSLQQPPYIMLDGDDRTGSVTSGENLRINGSKVSQIERILVFAFIYKGVTNWSEADGVVTLKQDGGPDIVVHLDEHNNRKGMCAIAMIRNVNNETFSIERLVQYFSGHREMDEAYGWGLRWVAGSK; from the coding sequence ATGAATACAGAAGTAATCAAAGGACAGAAAGCAGACCTGACCAAAGGGAACCCGGGGCTCCGCAATATTACGGTGGAGATCGGGTGGAAGGCTCCGTCTTCTATGGATATTGATGCTTCCGCATTCCTGCTTGGGGCCGGGGGGAAGGTGAGCGGGGACGATGATCTGATCTTTTATAATAATCCGTCCACTGCTTTTATCAGCTATAAGGATGTACCGGGAACGGCTGCGGGCGGCCGGAAGCAGTTTATCGTCGCGCTGGACCGGATTCCGGCTCATATCCAGAAGATCGCGTTCACCCTTACCCTGTATGACGGCGAGAACCGCAGGCAGAGCTTCGGGCAGATGAGCGAGGCGGAATGCCGGATCATGGATCAGACGAACGGGGCGCCTCTTCTGCGGTGTAACCTTGGAAATCAGTTCTCTGTAGAGACAGCTGTTGTAGTTGGAGAATTATATAGATACGGCGAGGAATGGAAGTTCAATGCGATTGTGGCCGGCTTCTCGGGCGGGCTGAAGGCGCTCTGCGGCAATTATGGCATAGAGGTCGAGGATGAGCCGGCTCCTGCTCCTGCCCCGGTCCCGAAACCGCCGGAGCGTACCCCGCTTCAAGTGCCGCCGCGCACGGAGCCGTCCTCCAGACCGAATATCGTCATTCCTCCCCCGCCCGGGTCTGCGCAGAGGCAGGAGTCGGCCCCGGCACCGGCACCCACACCGCCTCCGGCAGCGAATCTCAATCTGAAGAAGATTGAGCTGAAGAAGAAGGGCGATTCGATCAACCTGAAGAAGTCGGCTGGCGGTCTCGGGGAGCTGCTGATTAACCTCAACTGGAACCAGAAGCAGGGCGGCGGGCTGTTCAGCCGCGGCAGAGGCGGGGTCGATCTGGATCTTGCCTGCCTGTTTGAACTGAAGAACGGGTCCAAAGGGGTGGTGCAGGCGCTGGGCAACGCATTCGGCAGTCTGCAGCAGCCGCCCTATATTATGCTGGACGGTGATGACCGGACAGGTTCCGTAACATCCGGCGAGAATCTGCGTATAAACGGAAGTAAGGTTTCACAGATTGAGAGAATTCTGGTGTTTGCCTTCATTTACAAAGGCGTCACCAACTGGTCCGAGGCGGACGGGGTGGTTACCCTGAAGCAGGATGGCGGGCCGGATATCGTTGTTCATCTGGACGAGCATAACAACCGTAAGGGCATGTGCGCCATCGCAATGATCCGGAATGTGAATAACGAGACCTTCAGCATTGAACGTCTCGTGCAATATTTCAGCGGTCACAGAGAGATGGATGAGGCTTATGGCTGGGGGCTCCGCTGGGTAGCAGGAAGCAAATAA
- a CDS encoding TerC family protein codes for MDWFSNFFRSISENYGHFFSWSDIVGTLSDPVSWGIIGSLVLLEGLLSADNALVLAVMVKHLPKEQQRKALFYGILGAYLFRFLAIGLGTFLIKFTLVKVLGALYLFYIAYKGLFKRGGEEEGEAENKGTSFWKTVLLVELMDIAFSIDSVVAAFGLSNEVWVLFLGGILGVLMMRGVAQVFLKLIARYPELEQTAFLLIALIAGKMLAGAFGYEMPHVLFFGILIVVFVGTIVYSASKRKKEEGHKA; via the coding sequence ATGGACTGGTTCAGTAATTTTTTTAGGAGTATCAGTGAGAATTATGGGCATTTCTTCTCCTGGAGTGATATTGTAGGAACACTCTCTGATCCTGTAAGCTGGGGGATTATCGGCAGCCTGGTGCTGCTGGAGGGCCTGCTCTCCGCAGATAATGCGCTCGTGCTGGCGGTTATGGTCAAGCACCTGCCGAAGGAACAGCAGCGCAAGGCGTTATTCTACGGGATTCTCGGCGCGTATCTGTTCCGGTTCCTGGCGATCGGTCTCGGGACCTTCCTGATCAAGTTCACCCTGGTTAAGGTGCTGGGCGCGCTGTATCTCTTCTACATTGCCTACAAGGGGCTGTTCAAGAGAGGCGGCGAGGAAGAAGGCGAGGCAGAGAACAAGGGAACCTCTTTCTGGAAGACGGTGCTCCTGGTTGAATTGATGGATATTGCGTTCAGTATTGACAGTGTGGTGGCTGCATTCGGTCTGAGCAATGAGGTCTGGGTGCTGTTCCTGGGCGGTATTCTCGGCGTACTGATGATGCGCGGAGTGGCACAGGTCTTCCTCAAGCTGATTGCCAGATATCCTGAACTGGAACAGACCGCATTCCTGCTGATTGCCCTGATTGCCGGTAAAATGCTTGCCGGTGCATTCGGCTACGAGATGCCGCATGTGTTGTTCTTCGGCATTCTGATTGTAGTGTTTGTAGGCACGATCGTATATAGCGCCAGCAAACGCAAAAAAGAGGAGGGCCATAAGGCCTGA
- a CDS encoding HpcH/HpaI aldolase/citrate lyase family protein, which produces MRYFDYLTPEQEASLFHVPPVSFDHTTRKDLLAYAVGAALYMPATRSSVVEDIIKLRASGLVTVIIDLEDAIGDGEVDYAEESVVRHLAFLSAYAENEPEGSGGLPLLFIRVRSPEQLRDLIFRLGSLITMLTGFVFPKFNVDNGTHYFEAIADYNHTRSYSAPVLYGMPILESAPIIYRESRMDTLLGIRSLLANYREYVLNVRIGATDFSSLFGLRRSPDTSIYDLTPIRDCMSDIINVFGRVEEGYVISGPVWEYFASKGHRVLRPQLRETPFEDTYGRHGREMRNNFISSSMDGLFREVILDKENGIVGKTIIHPSHLRPVQAMYTVMHEEYVDALSIVDSNDGSRGVFKSEYFNKMNEIKPHLNWARRILYRSQIYGVLHEQQHFVGLLPENEYTHV; this is translated from the coding sequence TTGAGATATTTCGATTACCTTACGCCAGAACAGGAAGCCTCATTATTCCATGTTCCGCCGGTCTCATTTGATCATACAACCCGCAAGGATTTACTCGCTTACGCCGTCGGAGCAGCCCTCTACATGCCTGCTACCCGTTCCAGTGTTGTCGAAGATATTATTAAGCTTAGAGCTTCGGGGCTCGTAACGGTAATCATAGATTTGGAGGACGCCATAGGCGACGGTGAAGTGGATTACGCCGAGGAGTCCGTGGTCAGGCATCTGGCGTTCCTCTCTGCTTATGCGGAGAATGAGCCGGAGGGAAGCGGCGGTCTTCCGCTGTTATTCATCCGTGTGCGCAGTCCGGAGCAGCTGCGGGATCTGATCTTCCGGCTGGGATCGCTGATTACGATGCTGACCGGCTTTGTTTTCCCCAAGTTCAATGTCGACAACGGGACGCACTATTTCGAGGCGATCGCCGACTATAATCATACGCGGAGCTATTCCGCACCGGTGCTGTACGGGATGCCGATTCTGGAGAGTGCTCCGATTATCTACCGGGAGAGCCGGATGGACACGCTGCTGGGCATCCGCAGCCTGCTGGCGAATTACCGCGAGTATGTGCTGAATGTCAGAATCGGAGCAACGGATTTCTCCAGCCTGTTCGGACTGCGGCGCAGCCCGGATACCAGTATCTATGATCTTACGCCAATCCGCGACTGCATGTCGGATATTATCAACGTGTTCGGGCGTGTGGAGGAAGGGTATGTGATCTCCGGGCCGGTGTGGGAGTATTTTGCCAGCAAAGGGCACCGGGTGCTCCGTCCGCAGCTTCGCGAGACGCCCTTCGAGGATACCTATGGCCGGCATGGCCGCGAGATGCGCAACAACTTCATTTCGAGCTCGATGGACGGGCTGTTCCGGGAAGTGATTCTGGACAAGGAGAACGGCATTGTCGGCAAAACCATCATTCATCCCTCCCATCTCAGACCCGTACAGGCCATGTACACCGTGATGCATGAGGAGTATGTGGATGCCTTAAGTATTGTGGACAGCAACGATGGCAGCCGCGGGGTATTCAAGAGCGAATATTTCAATAAAATGAACGAAATCAAGCCGCATTTGAACTGGGCCAGACGCATTCTATACCGATCTCAAATATACGGGGTGTTACATGAACAACAGCATTTTGTCGGACTTCTGCCCGAGAACGAATATACACACGTTTAA
- a CDS encoding phosphoribosyltransferase family protein: MAARINKKRSFLFVSKVLGKHIPVNPYTPLLSGAALALLLYRERGGGSAGTEAMDELMDRAVQGLIHPERAEEAYHALLAARLVLPEPVVFMGFAETATALGHSMYHAFAGGAAYIHTTRELIPELDSVVTFEEEHSHAVDHLCYALDAGLLSGTEPIILVDDEITTGNTAINTIRDIQSKFPRREYVVASLLDWRSERNIRAYRELEQELGIQITALSLLQGTIEVHGTPLLTPAGGNGAASSTGEAELVTTHVLDGLERLPVTSVDGQGIVNPAPYVKHSGRFGLHSADNAQIDSSISRVAEQLRGLREGSRTLVMGVGEFMYLPMRVAAEMGGGIAYQSSTRSPIHPERRADYGVHSAAAYPSAGDEEIMNFIYNVDPGQYDEIFVLLEREVPRQRIAPMTDILQRLAVNKVHLVILTSDQKREACSDEGNPA; this comes from the coding sequence ATGGCTGCGCGCATCAACAAGAAGCGCTCCTTCCTGTTCGTCAGCAAGGTGCTGGGCAAGCATATTCCGGTGAATCCGTACACCCCGCTGCTTAGCGGAGCGGCGCTCGCCTTGCTGCTGTACCGGGAGAGAGGCGGCGGCAGCGCCGGGACGGAAGCCATGGATGAGCTGATGGACCGGGCGGTCCAAGGCCTGATTCATCCTGAGCGTGCGGAAGAAGCCTACCATGCCCTGCTGGCTGCACGCCTGGTGCTGCCTGAGCCGGTAGTATTTATGGGCTTTGCGGAGACAGCGACTGCTCTGGGGCACAGCATGTACCATGCGTTTGCCGGCGGAGCCGCCTACATCCATACGACCCGCGAGCTGATTCCCGAGCTGGACTCGGTGGTTACCTTCGAGGAGGAGCATTCCCATGCGGTAGATCACCTCTGTTATGCGCTGGATGCGGGCCTGTTGTCGGGAACAGAGCCGATCATACTGGTGGACGATGAGATTACCACCGGCAACACAGCGATCAATACGATCCGCGACATCCAGTCCAAGTTCCCGCGCCGGGAATACGTAGTGGCTTCGCTGCTGGACTGGCGGAGCGAACGGAATATCCGGGCATACCGGGAGCTGGAGCAGGAGCTGGGTATCCAGATTACAGCCCTGTCGCTCCTGCAGGGGACCATTGAGGTTCATGGAACCCCGCTGCTCACGCCCGCAGGAGGCAACGGGGCTGCCAGCTCCACTGGTGAAGCGGAACTGGTAACAACGCATGTCCTGGACGGCCTGGAGCGTCTGCCGGTCACCTCGGTGGACGGGCAGGGGATAGTGAATCCGGCTCCCTATGTGAAGCACAGCGGCCGCTTCGGGCTGCATTCTGCGGATAATGCGCAGATTGATTCCAGTATCAGCCGGGTGGCAGAGCAGCTCCGGGGACTCCGGGAAGGCTCCCGCACCCTGGTGATGGGCGTCGGCGAATTCATGTATCTGCCGATGCGGGTGGCGGCAGAGATGGGCGGGGGCATCGCTTATCAATCCTCTACCCGTTCGCCAATCCACCCGGAGCGGCGTGCCGATTACGGGGTGCACAGCGCGGCGGCGTATCCGTCTGCGGGGGATGAAGAGATTATGAACTTCATCTATAACGTAGATCCAGGCCAATATGACGAGATCTTCGTCCTGCTGGAGCGTGAGGTTCCCCGGCAGCGGATCGCTCCGATGACGGATATTTTACAGCGGCTGGCCGTCAATAAGGTGCATCTTGTGATACTTACCTCAGACCAGAAACGGGAGGCTTGCAGCGATGAAGGGAATCCAGCTTGA